The following proteins come from a genomic window of Lycium ferocissimum isolate CSIRO_LF1 chromosome 4, AGI_CSIRO_Lferr_CH_V1, whole genome shotgun sequence:
- the LOC132054303 gene encoding uncharacterized protein LOC132054303, translated as MSETPPSNRNALVEGSPTADIAGMPLEEAVGLLMRQLAETREEADHLRAEKESATNTEARRPPPTFPNLDLPIPDHFAQTQTGVAFQTPLRQNTTHVGSSSHQTPAFQTPAHATNTNTYQAPRATGVPVPHLVQPNVTFQDHVTHIDSSPELENMEMFFEARIDKMEKERGKKIAELEHSSKKKDGLRYSDLCIHPDLGLPEGFKIPKFDHFNRSDNPKAHLRAYCDQLVGNGENEALLMRKKWQVHSWKDYGFNVENVPDRFSLEKIRQKSETYREYASHWRDEAARVQPPMTKAEVVAAFIRYQKSDCFDKMITMKGRTFADLVAIGEDIKDGLKTDRIVSVLNRSGASGAMGGKKKREDIAYVSRATSPKSQGKEMSHKNSENYQSPPPTNYITTSIQYSLMFMCYAQPGYQAPQPNCQTPTPSNRAPLPNYRMPAPNNQSLQNQTFQNQPSLVNYEAPQRKLMRAFTPMPESRTSLFSKLRDTGRISAVPPKPANPTDRWYRPDLTCAYHSNQVGHATEYYINLRHKLQDMID; from the exons ATGTCTGAAACTCCACCATCGAACAGAAATGCTTTAGTCGAAGGTAGCCCAACAGCTGACATAGCTGGAATGCCTTTAGAAGAGGCTGTTGGTTTACTGATGAGGCAATTAGCTGAAACCAGAGAAGAAGCGGACCACCTGAGGGCCGAAAAGGAAAGTGCTACTAATACTGAGGCTAGGAGACCTCCACCCACTTTCCCAAATCTGGATCTACCAATTCCTGACCATTTCGCTCAAACCCAGACTGGGGTTGCCTTTCAAACTCCACTACGCCAAAATACCACCCATGTGGGGAGTTCCTCCCACCAAACCCCAGCTTTTCAAACACCAGCTCATGCTACAAACACAAATACTTATCAAGCCCCTCGGGCAACAGGAGTTCCTGTGCCCCATCTCGTACAACCTAATGTCACTTTTCAAGACCATGTCACCCATATTGACTCTTCGCCAGAATTGGAGAACATGGAAATGTTCTTTGAAGCAAGAATAGACAAAATGGAGAAGGAGAGGGGGAAGAAAATCGCTGAACTGGAACATAGCTCTAAAAAGAAAGACGGGTTAAGATACTCTGATTTGTGCATACATCCAGACCTGGGTCTACCAGAAGGCTTCAAAATTCCCAAGTTTGATCACTTTAATAGGTCGGACAATCCCAAGGCCCACTTGAGGGCTTACTGTGACCAGTTGGTTGGAAATGGCGAAAACGAAGCTTTGCTCATGAG GAAGAAATGGCAAGTTCATTCATGGAAAGATTATGGCTTCAACGTGGAAAATGTGCCTGATCGCTTCTCATTGGAGAAAATTCGTCAGAAATCGGAAACCTACCGAGAATATGCTAGTCACTGGAGGGATGAAGCAGCACGTGTGCAACCACCCATGACTAAAGCTGAGGTGGTAGCCGCATTCATACGGTACCAAAAATCTGATTGTTTTGACAAGATGATAACTATGAAAGGGAGAACCTTTGCAGATTTAGTTGCCATTGGGGAAGATATCAAGGATGGCCTCAAGACCGACAGAATTGTTAGTGTACTAAACAGATCAGGTGCATCTGGCGCCATGggtggaaaaaagaaaagagaagatataGCCTATGTTTCTAGAGCTACTAGCCCGAAAAGCCAAGGAAAAGAGATGTCCCACAAAAACTCAGAAAACTACCAATCACCTCCACCAACCAACTATATAACCACTTCAATCCAATATAGCCTAATGTTTATGTGCTACGCACAACCTGGCTATCAAGCTCCACAACCAAATTGTCAAACACCCACGCCAAGCAACAGAGCTCCACTACCAAATTATCGAATGCCAGCACCTAATAACCAATCCCTACAAAATCAGACTTTCCAGAACCAGCCTTCACTAGTAAACTATGAGGCACCCCAAAGGAAACTTATGAGAGCATTCACTCCTATGCCAGAATCGAGGACAAGTTTATTTTCCAAGTTAAGGGACACCGGGCGAATAAGCGCTGTCCCACCAAAGCCTGCTAATCCTACAGATCGGTGGTACAGGCCAGATCTCACTTGTGCCTATCATTCTAACCAAGTTGGCCATGCCACCGAATATTACATAAACCTAAGGCACAAATTACAGGATATGATTGATTAA